The following coding sequences are from one Trichoplusia ni isolate ovarian cell line Hi5 chromosome 15, tn1, whole genome shotgun sequence window:
- the LOC113501421 gene encoding uncharacterized protein LOC113501421 → MEFIYLLSVCLCALMSMCQSLAVDKPNADLPAPNLWKFESIDDPANKSTAQRLTWTAVDSGDEQDPVIGYKVKVWEVNKVKTIVYKSQGGKFVATEIEEYPRMSSNVIPESSPTVLVVPSNETTAVYPVKVDVMYQFAVLAFTKTREGPLSSPTHIRLHPTEDDLKSGSV, encoded by the exons ATGGAATTCATATATTTACTATCAGTATGTCTTTGTGCATTAATGTCCATGTGTCAAAGTCTAGCCGTAGACAAACCTAACGCGGATCTGCCGGCACCAAATCTCTGGAAATTCGAAAGTATAGACGATCCTGCGAACAAGAGCACAGCGCAGAGGCTAACCTGGACAGCAGTAGACAGTGGTGATGAACAGGATCCAGTGATTGGTTACAAG GTTAAAGTATGGGAGGTGAATAAAGTAAAGACGATCGTCTACAAGAGTCAAGGAGGTAAATTTGTAGCGACTGAAATAGAAGAGTACCCG AGGATGTCAAGCAATGTGATTCCGGAGAGCTCTCCAACAGTTTTGGTAGTACCAAGTAACGAGACAACAGCGGTGTACCCAGTGAAGGTCGACGTGATGTACCAGTTCGCTGTACTGGCGTTTACGAAGACCAGGGAAGGTCCACTGTCATCTCCCACACACATCAGACTGCATCCCACGGAGGACGATTTGAAATCAGGGTCAGTTTAA